In Streptomyces sp. SID8374, one genomic interval encodes:
- a CDS encoding SRPBCC family protein, with translation MAGVSAEARIEAPAEKVWAQLTDFSSYGEWNATHTSFPKGGPAPLELGATYEENMKLMGFPAEVAWTVDELEDGRLLTTRGTGPMGVNLVMRYTLAPSPSPGGGATTVRIEGEFTGAAVSLMGGKLKDSATAALQESLRKLDGLVTP, from the coding sequence ATGGCCGGAGTCAGCGCGGAGGCACGTATCGAAGCACCCGCCGAGAAGGTCTGGGCGCAGCTGACGGACTTCTCGTCGTACGGCGAGTGGAACGCCACCCACACCAGCTTCCCCAAGGGCGGCCCGGCCCCTCTGGAGCTCGGGGCCACCTATGAGGAGAACATGAAGCTCATGGGCTTCCCCGCCGAAGTGGCGTGGACGGTCGACGAGCTGGAGGACGGCCGGCTGCTGACGACCCGGGGCACGGGCCCGATGGGGGTCAACCTGGTCATGCGCTACACCCTGGCCCCGTCCCCGTCCCCGGGCGGGGGCGCCACCACCGTCCGCATCGAGGGCGAGTTCACCGGCGCGGCGGTCTCTCTGATGGGCGGCAAGCTCAAGGACTCCGCGACGGCGGCGCTCCAGGAGTCCCTGCGCAAACTGGACGGCCTGGTCACGCCCTGA
- a CDS encoding PadR family transcriptional regulator: MRSHGYEHEQEHGPGHYGPGHHGRGGHGGRRAAFGPFGPPFGGGPFGGGRGRGGGRGRARRGDVRASILALLKDRPMHGYEMIQEIGERSGGAWKPSPGSVYPTLQLLEDEGLIVSASEGGKKLFTLTDSGRGEAESGPEAPWEEAGRGADWEGVNEIRQAGFGLMEAFGQVWKTGSADQRQKALAVINDARKKLYLILADEH, encoded by the coding sequence ATGCGTTCACACGGATACGAGCACGAACAAGAGCACGGGCCGGGGCACTACGGGCCCGGTCATCACGGTCGAGGCGGTCATGGTGGCCGCCGCGCCGCCTTCGGGCCGTTCGGGCCGCCCTTCGGTGGTGGGCCCTTCGGTGGCGGGCGCGGGCGGGGTGGAGGTCGGGGCAGGGCGCGGCGCGGTGATGTGCGCGCGTCGATCCTGGCCCTGCTGAAGGACCGGCCGATGCACGGTTACGAGATGATCCAGGAGATCGGCGAGCGCAGCGGCGGGGCGTGGAAGCCCAGCCCCGGCTCGGTCTACCCGACGCTCCAGTTGCTGGAGGACGAAGGGCTGATCGTCAGCGCGAGCGAGGGCGGCAAGAAGCTGTTCACGCTCACGGACTCCGGGCGCGGTGAGGCCGAGTCCGGGCCCGAGGCTCCCTGGGAGGAGGCCGGGCGCGGTGCGGACTGGGAAGGCGTGAACGAGATCCGTCAGGCTGGATTCGGTCTGATGGAGGCGTTCGGGCAGGTCTGGAAGACCGGCTCGGCCGATCAGCGGCAGAAGGCGCTGGCCGTCATCAACGACGCCCGTAAGAAGCTGTACCTGATTCTCGCCGACGAGCACTGA
- a CDS encoding DUF3800 domain-containing protein, with protein MSATPTVYADESNSTGENLLDPAQPVFCAAVIHIDDHVARQVVDEVKAQLPQGHGEPKYTSLSKTDKGRSALLTAFESMADATILAYVADKQFMVTTKMVDLLVEQLAYETGYNMYADGAAVALANLLHAGGRLMGDADAYDHMLYTFVGAARRRSRASADDLFAAISAYQITTHPEFSDVSEILGYTRAQADDIIATIASGELLDALDSAVPCLVPLCHEMGQILGDFALVHDESKTISRHADTLLALHELPDPARPGHLMPRLAITSITFSDSSTVPQLQIADWVAGATRQWATNLVTKLPDPFAEKLKTVVEPWLHGGIWPDLSCVENPRRLG; from the coding sequence ATGTCAGCCACACCCACCGTCTACGCGGACGAATCGAACTCAACCGGGGAAAATCTACTCGATCCGGCTCAACCCGTCTTCTGCGCCGCAGTCATACACATCGACGATCACGTGGCTCGCCAGGTCGTGGACGAAGTCAAGGCACAGCTTCCCCAGGGACATGGTGAACCGAAGTACACCTCGTTGTCCAAGACGGACAAGGGGCGATCAGCACTGCTGACCGCTTTCGAGTCCATGGCCGACGCAACGATCTTGGCGTATGTCGCGGACAAACAATTCATGGTGACAACAAAGATGGTTGACCTGCTGGTCGAACAGCTGGCATACGAGACCGGATACAACATGTACGCCGACGGCGCTGCCGTCGCCCTGGCGAACCTGCTGCATGCGGGTGGCAGGCTGATGGGTGATGCTGACGCCTACGACCACATGCTCTACACATTCGTTGGCGCCGCTCGCCGACGTAGCCGTGCTAGCGCCGACGACTTGTTCGCTGCGATTTCCGCCTATCAGATCACCACGCACCCCGAATTCTCCGATGTGTCTGAGATTCTGGGTTACACGCGGGCGCAAGCAGACGACATCATTGCGACGATCGCCTCAGGCGAACTTCTGGACGCGTTGGACTCGGCTGTGCCTTGCCTGGTTCCGCTCTGCCACGAGATGGGTCAGATACTCGGCGATTTCGCTTTGGTTCACGATGAGTCGAAGACCATCTCGCGCCACGCTGACACACTCCTTGCCTTGCACGAGCTGCCCGATCCTGCACGACCCGGACATCTGATGCCGCGTTTGGCCATAACTAGCATCACTTTCTCCGACAGCAGCACTGTGCCCCAACTCCAGATCGCCGACTGGGTAGCCGGCGCTACAAGGCAATGGGCGACCAATCTGGTCACGAAGCTGCCCGATCCGTTTGCAGAGAAGCTCAAGACGGTTGTAGAGCCGTGGCTTCACGGAGGAATCTGGCCTGACCTGTCTTGTGTCGAGAATCCCCGACGCCTCGGGTAG
- a CDS encoding 2'-5' RNA ligase family protein, with protein MSNHWDRPGWSGGRAYYWMLTFPNERALINDARACQDAVTNPALDLVPADGLHITLNKVGDSAAMGEMDLARVVQVAQDTAPKAFDLQVGPLAGSRGALRYSVAPWNPLISLHSILARAGTLVGAPGGRSTESFRPHLGIAYSNTTRPADSVISQVAELRGRPTLSVHVSHADLVELRRENATYRWDVISAITLPAGS; from the coding sequence ATGTCCAACCACTGGGACCGTCCCGGTTGGAGCGGAGGCCGGGCCTACTACTGGATGCTCACTTTCCCCAATGAGCGCGCGCTGATCAACGATGCTCGCGCCTGTCAGGACGCCGTTACCAACCCGGCGCTGGACCTGGTGCCAGCCGATGGCCTTCACATCACGTTGAACAAGGTCGGCGACAGTGCGGCCATGGGTGAAATGGACCTGGCGCGAGTCGTGCAAGTGGCCCAGGACACGGCGCCCAAAGCCTTCGATCTGCAGGTCGGCCCGTTGGCGGGGTCACGCGGTGCCCTGCGCTACAGCGTTGCCCCGTGGAACCCACTGATCAGCCTTCACTCGATACTCGCTCGTGCGGGGACGTTGGTTGGAGCACCCGGAGGAAGATCCACCGAATCTTTCCGTCCACATCTTGGAATCGCCTACAGCAACACGACCCGCCCTGCAGATTCAGTGATCAGCCAGGTAGCCGAACTCCGAGGCCGACCGACTCTCTCGGTTCACGTCTCGCACGCGGACCTTGTGGAACTGCGTCGAGAAAACGCTACTTACAGGTGGGACGTCATCTCTGCGATTACCTTGCCCGCCGGGAGCTGA